The nucleotide sequence ATCGAGATGATTATAAGTCGTACTTTCCGATATATGCGTTCCATCATCACACCTCTTGTTTCCGGGATAGTTGTATTGCTTATCGGACTTAGCCTCGTTAAAGTAGGTGTTGTATCTTGTGGAGGAGGCTACGGCGCCATGGATAACGGAACCTTTGGAAGTATCGAACATGTTGGTATTGCTGCCGTTGTAATGGGTAGTGTATTGTTTTTTAACCGCTGCAAAAATAAATACCTTCGCATGAGCTCCATCGTTTTGGGTTTATGTATCGGATACGGAATAGCTTTGGCCATGGGAAAAGTAGACTTCAGTCAGGCTGCTTCTCAGAATATCTGGTCATTCAATGTCCCAATGCCTTTTAAATATGGACTTGATTTCAATATTTCTTCATTCATTGCAATTGGTTTGATCTATTTGATTACTGCAATCGAAGCTACAGGAGATGTTACTGCAAACTCAATGATTTCAGGCAAACCAATTGAAGGCGAACCTTACTTGAAACGTGTTTCCGGAGGTGTACTTGCCGATGGATTTAACTCAATGCTCGCAGGGATATTCAACTCGTTTCCCAATTCAATTTTTGCTCAAAACAATGGTATTATACAATTGACAGGTGTTGCCAGCCGCTATGTTGGTTATTATATAGCAGCCATGCTTGTATTGTTAGGTTTGTTCCCTATTGTAGGGATTGTCTTTTCTCTTATGCCTGACCCTGTTTTAGGCGGTGCTACTCTGCTAATGTTTGGAACAGTAGCTGCTGCAGGTATTCGTATTATTGCTTCACAAGAGATAAACAGAAAAGCTACTTTAGTACTTGCCGTGAGTCTTTCACTGGGATTGGGAGTTGAATTAATGCCGGATATTTTGAAACTGGCTCCGGAGTCTATCAAAGGGATTTTCACTTCAGGGATTACAACAGGCGGTCTTACTGCTATTCTTGCTAATGCATTGATTCACGTAAAAGAAGA is from uncultured Macellibacteroides sp. and encodes:
- a CDS encoding nucleobase:cation symporter-2 family protein, whose protein sequence is MDTQTETAKEKVNPVKPSDLIYGVEDRPPFKDAFFAALQHLLAIFVAIITPPLIICGALKTDLETTGFMVSMALFASGISTFIQCRKIGPVGAGLLCIQGTSFSFIGPIISMGLSGGLPLIFGVCIAASPIEMIISRTFRYMRSIITPLVSGIVVLLIGLSLVKVGVVSCGGGYGAMDNGTFGSIEHVGIAAVVMGSVLFFNRCKNKYLRMSSIVLGLCIGYGIALAMGKVDFSQAASQNIWSFNVPMPFKYGLDFNISSFIAIGLIYLITAIEATGDVTANSMISGKPIEGEPYLKRVSGGVLADGFNSMLAGIFNSFPNSIFAQNNGIIQLTGVASRYVGYYIAAMLVLLGLFPIVGIVFSLMPDPVLGGATLLMFGTVAAAGIRIIASQEINRKATLVLAVSLSLGLGVELMPDILKLAPESIKGIFTSGITTGGLTAILANALIHVKEEKEVVE